A single Primulina eburnea isolate SZY01 chromosome 11, ASM2296580v1, whole genome shotgun sequence DNA region contains:
- the LOC140805253 gene encoding histone H2B-like, translating to MAAKGEKKPAEKKPAAEKAPAEKKPKAGKKLPKEGGAAAAGDKKKKRTKKSVETYKIYIFKVLKQVHPDIGISSKAMGIMNSFINDIFEKLAQEASRLARYNKKPTITSREIQTAVRLVLPGELAKHAVSEGTKAVTKFTSS from the coding sequence ATGGCAGCCAAGGGAGAGAAAAAACCAGCCGAGAAGAAGCCCGCCGCCGAGAAAGCACCGGCGGAGAAGAAGCCGAAAGCCGGGAAGAAGCTACCCAAGGAGGGAGGTGCCGCGGCGGCCGGGGACAAGAAGAAGAAGCGGACGAAGAAGAGTGTGGAAACGTACAAGATCTACATCTTCAAGGTGCTGAAGCAGGTCCATCCAGATATCGGGATCTCGAGCAAGGCCATGGGTATAATGAACAGCTTCATCAACGATATCTTCGAGAAGTTGGCGCAGGAAGCATCTCGGCTAGCGCGATACAACAAGAAGCCGACGATTACTTCTCGCGAGATCCAGACCGCGGTCAGGCTGGTTCTGCCCGGGGAGCTTGCGAAGCACGCTGTTTCGGAAGGCACCAAAGCTGTAACCAAATTCACAAGTTCCTGA
- the LOC140805305 gene encoding probable small nuclear ribonucleoprotein F yields the protein MATVPVNPKPFLNNLTGKPVMVKLKWGMEYKGFLVSVDSYMNLQLANAEEYIDGQCTGSLGEILIRCNNVLYLRGVPEDEEIEEADLD from the exons ATGGCT ACTGTTCCAGTAAACCCGAAGCCTTTCTTGAACAATTTGACCGGGAAGCCTGTAATGGTAAAACTCAAATGGGGAATGGAATACAAAG GTTTCCTCGTCTCTGTGGATTCATATATGAACTTGCAG CTTGCAAATGCTGAAGAATACATTGATGGGCAATGCACCGGAAGTCTTGGGGAGATTTTAATCAG ATGTAATAATGTTCTTTATCTTCGTGGGGTGCCAGAGGACGAAGAAATAGAAGAAGCAGACCTTGATTAG